The Anopheles gambiae chromosome 2, idAnoGambNW_F1_1, whole genome shotgun sequence genomic sequence aattttccgcACAAGAGAAAACATATAAACTTAAAACACGGACCGCCTGAGGACACGCGGCCACCACTTCTACTGCGACAACGaccgtggcagcagcagcagcagcagcgacggcACCATCACCGTTCCGCCGTTTTACTTCTTGACGGCCTGTCCGACCTTGGCCTTCTTCGTGCCGCGCACCTTCTTCATacggttcttgcgctccttgCGCTGCTTGCGcgtcatcttcttcttctcgtaCAGTCCGTGGCGGCCGAGACGATGCTTGGGCTCGAACTTCTTGGCGTGGTCCAGGGTGTCGTAGATGAGGGCGAAACCGGTCGACTTGCCGCCACCGAAGTTCGTGCGGAAACCGAACACGAACACGACGTCCGGCGTGGTTTTGTACATGACGGCGAGCTTCTCGCGGATCTCCTTCTTCGAGACCGAGGCGAGGCCAGGGTGGAGGACGTCGCAGACCATCTGCTTGCGGCACAGCAGCCGGTTGCTCATGTAGCGACGGGTACGAATCGTTGCAGTACTCATCTTGGGATCGTTCTACAAGCAAACAATGGAAGTAGAAGAGAGGAAAATCATTAGCGAATTACTCGTCACAGTATGAAACCAATGTCCAGCGTCACAATGCAGGGAAACGTTTACACCGTGGCGAACAGCGTTGACGGAACATCCGCTAGATGGTTTGGTGCTGACGGCGGTGCTGCGGTACCGCTACCGCCCGTATACATATTGAAGCATAACCTCACTACGCTGTTCCGTCATCGGCTGTCCGTCCCGTTCGGTGCCGTTTGGCCCGAATTTTGGCCAACACTCAATCGGATTTCGGTGCAGCTAGCTGGCCGCCTTGCTTTGCACCCATTTGCGATAGTTTTATAGATAATTGGAACATGATAAACACCTTTATTTGCAGACTAAATCCGAAGTCGCAACACGTCTCGCGAACGCACTTTagcgaaaagaaagaaacatggTAATTTGACAGCACGATTTCAGTTGGCAGCCATGTGATTGGAATGTCAACATTGCGCCCGTCTGTAGCGATCTTGTTGGACCTTCGTTCTCCGGGCAACAGATGTCGCTGCGAACGGTGCGGGAATTGTGCAAGAATAGTGGTGGTGTAATGTTTCAAAAGGTTGTGCTGTTAATTTTGGATtaaatttgttaatttttataaaatacgGAACAAAACCAACGTTAAATTTACATGTAGctgtattgtttttattcgtgCGCGGTGTTTCATAACAAAGCACCGAAAGCGCTAttataaacacacaaaatttgaaaatcaCACGCTGTCAGTTGCGCCGCTGACGTTCGGAAAGGAACAACAAATAAAGCAACAACACCGCACCGtacgaaaaaaatgcaaagaaTGGGAAGTGAAAACGTAAACACATAGAACTTGCACTGCTCTTTCGTCCCATTGTTCATTGCCTTTTGCATCGAGAGAACGGCCGCAAGGAATTGTGAAGCTAGTGTTTACGAAGTTAACTTTCATTTGCCAACATTGCCCATCAAGGTTGCACACGCTTTACCTCGGAATTGGTGTCTACAAAAGCTACGAACAGTTCCTAGCCAGTAGGCAGGCAGAGTAGGCAAGATTGTAATCCTTGAAACTGGTTTTAGATCCCCGAAAGCGGTCCTGTTTCCTCGCTCCATTTGCAATGGTGGACCCAACATGGATAGAAGTCAATGAAATAAAGGGCTTTATAACGTTTCTATCGAGTGTAAGTACGCAGCGCCCAGCCATGGCCAACCTCCGTGTGGAGGGCATTGCTTTGCAGCCTTACGGTAGCACATTATTAACATAGGCATTATTTTTACAGATCGATTGGTACGATCCTTG encodes the following:
- the LOC1274809 gene encoding small ribosomal subunit protein eS24, with protein sequence MSTATIRTRRYMSNRLLCRKQMVCDVLHPGLASVSKKEIREKLAVMYKTTPDVVFVFGFRTNFGGGKSTGFALIYDTLDHAKKFEPKHRLGRHGLYEKKKMTRKQRKERKNRMKKVRGTKKAKVGQAVKK